The following proteins come from a genomic window of Nocardioides albertanoniae:
- a CDS encoding ABC transporter ATP-binding protein, with protein sequence MFAVEGLSAAYGPVKALNGVTFTAAKGQVTAVLGANGAGKTTLLRTVSGLVRSTTGTVKLDGKDITRTATEKLTSYGLAHVPEGRGVIAELTVVDNLRLGGLHRATGSEPMPIERVFELFPRLGERRAATAHQLSGGERQMLVIGRALMARPSVLLLDEPSLGLAPKVVAQILDLLRGLVQSEELTVVLVEQNARSALSIADHGVVLNLGEVVASAPAAELAADEQLRHAYLGF encoded by the coding sequence ATGTTCGCCGTCGAGGGTCTCAGCGCCGCGTACGGGCCGGTCAAGGCGCTCAACGGCGTCACGTTCACGGCCGCAAAAGGGCAGGTCACCGCGGTCCTGGGGGCGAACGGCGCCGGCAAGACCACGCTGCTGCGCACGGTCTCGGGGCTGGTGCGCTCGACCACGGGCACCGTGAAGCTCGACGGCAAGGACATCACCCGCACCGCCACCGAGAAGCTGACCTCGTACGGCCTCGCCCACGTGCCCGAGGGGCGCGGCGTGATCGCCGAGCTGACCGTCGTCGACAACCTCCGCCTCGGCGGTCTGCACCGCGCGACCGGGTCCGAGCCGATGCCGATCGAGCGCGTCTTCGAGCTCTTCCCCCGCCTGGGTGAGCGCCGCGCGGCGACCGCCCATCAGCTCTCCGGCGGTGAGCGGCAGATGCTCGTCATCGGCCGCGCGCTGATGGCCCGGCCGAGCGTGCTGCTGCTCGACGAGCCCTCCCTCGGCCTCGCCCCCAAGGTGGTCGCCCAGATCCTCGACCTGCTCCGCGGGCTGGTGCAGAGCGAGGAGCTCACCGTCGTGCTGGTCGAGCAGAACGCTCGCAGTGCCCTGTCCATCGCTGATCACGGCGTCGTGCTCAACCTCGGCGAGGTCGTCGCCTCGGCGCCGGCCGCCGAGCTGGCCGCCGACGAGCAGCTCCGCCACGCCTACCTCGGCTTCTAG
- a CDS encoding NADPH:quinone oxidoreductase family protein: MKAWQTVELGEPKDVMRLLDLADPEPGKGQVVVKVLASPANFPDVLMCRGLYQVKPELPFTAGVELCGEVVALGEGVDGFAVGDRVIGGAALPHGGFGELALMDAATTFPAPEALTDAEASSLYIGYQTGWFALHRRAHIQPGDTLLVHAAAGGVGSAAIQLGKAAGATVIGVVGGPEKAEVAKKLGADVVIDRHQEDFVKVVKEVTGGKGADVIYDPVGGDTYDRSTKCIAFEGRILIIGFAGGRIQEAALNHALIKNYSILGLHWGLYNMLGPELVKECHAELTRMAAEGAIKPLVSEQLSLEQVADGVQRLADGTTVGRVVFTA, encoded by the coding sequence ATGAAGGCATGGCAGACCGTCGAGCTCGGCGAGCCCAAGGACGTGATGAGGCTCCTCGACCTCGCCGACCCCGAGCCGGGCAAGGGTCAGGTCGTGGTGAAGGTGCTGGCGAGCCCGGCCAACTTCCCCGACGTGCTGATGTGTCGCGGGCTCTACCAGGTCAAGCCCGAGCTGCCGTTCACCGCCGGCGTCGAGCTGTGCGGTGAGGTCGTCGCGCTCGGCGAGGGCGTCGACGGGTTCGCGGTCGGCGACCGGGTGATCGGCGGCGCCGCCCTGCCCCACGGTGGCTTCGGCGAGCTCGCGCTGATGGACGCCGCGACCACCTTCCCCGCGCCCGAGGCGCTCACCGACGCCGAGGCGTCGAGCCTCTACATCGGCTATCAGACCGGCTGGTTCGCACTCCATCGACGGGCACACATCCAGCCCGGTGATACGCTCCTCGTGCACGCCGCGGCCGGTGGTGTCGGCAGCGCCGCGATCCAGCTCGGCAAGGCAGCCGGGGCCACCGTGATCGGCGTCGTCGGTGGGCCGGAGAAGGCCGAGGTCGCCAAGAAGCTCGGCGCCGACGTCGTCATCGACCGCCATCAGGAAGACTTCGTGAAGGTGGTCAAGGAGGTCACCGGCGGCAAGGGCGCCGACGTGATCTACGACCCGGTCGGCGGCGACACCTACGACCGCTCCACCAAGTGCATCGCCTTCGAGGGGCGGATCCTGATCATCGGTTTCGCCGGCGGCCGCATCCAGGAGGCGGCGCTCAACCACGCGCTGATCAAGAACTACTCGATCCTCGGGCTCCACTGGGGCCTCTACAACATGCTCGGCCCCGAGCTGGTCAAGGAGTGTCACGCCGAGCTGACCCGGATGGCGGCCGAAGGCGCGATCAAGCCGCTGGTCAGCGAGCAGCTGTCGTTGGAGCAGGTGGCCGACGGCGTACAGCGCCTTGCCGACGGCACCACCGTCGGACGGGTCGTGTTCACGGCATGA
- a CDS encoding SDR family oxidoreductase, whose protein sequence is MPVLPDSTAVVTGAAGGIGRALAVRLVAEGVRVVVNDIDDVRLAETAAEIGAHPVAGDAASVEGVARLVEAAEDHLGQIDAWYGNAGIDRGIGLDCAEDDWQASHEVNVMAHVRAARLLVPGWVERGAGRYVVTASAAGLLTMVGTPTYSVTKHAAVAFAEWLSVTYRHHGVVVQAICPQGVQTGMLERSGVMKDLLSRDAALTPEQVADAAWEATTDDRFLVLPHPEVGDYYAARATHTDKWLGGMNKIWQHVEGQV, encoded by the coding sequence ATGCCGGTGCTTCCCGACAGCACGGCCGTCGTCACCGGCGCCGCCGGCGGGATCGGCCGGGCCCTGGCCGTCCGGCTCGTCGCCGAGGGCGTGCGTGTGGTGGTCAACGACATCGACGACGTACGCCTCGCCGAGACCGCCGCGGAGATCGGCGCCCATCCGGTGGCCGGTGACGCGGCCTCCGTCGAGGGCGTGGCCCGCCTCGTCGAGGCGGCGGAGGACCACCTCGGCCAGATCGATGCCTGGTATGGCAATGCCGGCATCGACCGCGGCATCGGCCTCGACTGCGCCGAGGACGACTGGCAGGCATCGCACGAGGTCAACGTGATGGCCCACGTGCGCGCGGCCCGCCTGCTCGTGCCGGGCTGGGTCGAGCGCGGCGCGGGTCGGTATGTGGTGACGGCGAGCGCCGCGGGGTTGCTGACGATGGTCGGCACGCCGACCTACTCGGTCACCAAGCACGCCGCGGTCGCCTTCGCGGAGTGGCTCTCGGTGACCTATCGCCATCACGGGGTCGTCGTGCAGGCGATCTGTCCGCAGGGTGTGCAGACCGGGATGCTCGAGCGCTCCGGCGTGATGAAGGACCTGCTCAGCCGCGACGCCGCGCTCACTCCTGAGCAGGTCGCCGACGCGGCCTGGGAGGCGACGACCGACGACCGCTTCCTGGTGCTGCCGCACCCGGAGGTGGGCGACTACTACGCCGCACGCGCCACCCACACCGACAAGTGGCTCGGCGGGATGAACAAGATCTGGCAGCACGTGGAGGGACAGGTATGA
- a CDS encoding ABC transporter ATP-binding protein, translating into MQKPDEGHSVQASPLFAVDGVSVRFGGVRALEDVSLEVAPHEVLGVIGPNGAGKTTLFNVVCGFVAPADGSLRLRGDTIDGLRPHQLAGHGIARTLQGLGLFERMTVLDNVLVGADRLARAGFVRGLLGLGHRDDARLAAKAREVLAELGIEAYAARYPGSLPYPIRKKVALARALVAEPELLLLDEPASGLSAEEMTELGEIITGLTERTAVMLVEHHMDLVMSVCHRITVLDFGRVIAAGTPDEIRNDPAVLAAYLGEQVA; encoded by the coding sequence ATGCAGAAGCCTGATGAGGGCCACTCCGTCCAGGCCTCGCCGCTGTTCGCCGTCGACGGCGTCTCCGTCCGCTTCGGAGGCGTACGCGCCCTCGAAGACGTCTCCCTGGAGGTCGCGCCCCACGAGGTGCTCGGTGTGATCGGGCCCAACGGCGCCGGCAAGACGACGCTGTTCAACGTCGTGTGCGGCTTCGTCGCGCCGGCCGACGGGAGCCTCAGACTGCGCGGCGACACGATCGACGGCCTCCGCCCCCACCAGCTCGCCGGCCACGGCATCGCCCGCACCCTGCAGGGGCTCGGGCTCTTCGAGCGGATGACCGTGCTCGACAACGTGCTGGTCGGCGCCGATCGTCTCGCCCGCGCCGGCTTCGTGCGTGGCCTGCTCGGCCTCGGCCACCGCGACGACGCCCGCCTGGCCGCCAAGGCGCGCGAGGTGCTCGCCGAGCTCGGGATCGAGGCGTACGCCGCCCGCTACCCGGGCAGCCTGCCCTACCCGATCCGCAAGAAGGTCGCGCTCGCCCGCGCCCTGGTCGCCGAGCCGGAGCTGCTGCTCCTCGACGAGCCGGCCAGCGGGCTGAGCGCCGAGGAGATGACCGAGCTCGGCGAGATCATCACCGGCCTGACCGAACGCACCGCCGTGATGCTCGTCGAGCACCACATGGACCTGGTGATGTCGGTCTGCCACCGGATCACCGTGCTCGACTTCGGCCGCGTCATCGCCGCGGGCACCCCCGACGAGATCCGCAACGACCCGGCCGTGCTGGCCGCCTACCTGGGCGAGCAGGTGGCCTGA
- a CDS encoding acyl-CoA dehydrogenase family protein, translated as MTAAITPEELRARVEEFLAEHPVATTEPSAFLHARYQAGLAWVAFPEGEGGLGASRALQPLVSDLFEEAGAPDNNPRRNGIGLGMAAPTILAYGTPEQKDRFLEPLWCGEEIWCQLFSEPGAGSDLAGLATRAVLDGDEWVVNGQKVWTSGAHNADFAILVARTDPDVPKHRGLTYFLCDMHAPGVEVRPLRQITGEAEFNEVFLTDVRIPDAHRLGEVGQGWEVANATLNNERVAIGGAAMPREGGMLGVVAESWRTHPENHTPELRDRLLRLWVEAEVARLTGARLRQKLAVGQPGPEGSAMKLTFARINQQLSGLDLELRGEEGLRYEDGDGWAMVRPEHVDFTGRDAVYRYLRAKGNSIEGGTSEILRNIVAERVLGLPGEHRVDKDVAWKAIPR; from the coding sequence GTGACCGCGGCGATCACTCCGGAGGAGCTGCGCGCGCGGGTCGAGGAGTTCCTGGCGGAGCACCCGGTCGCGACGACCGAGCCGAGCGCCTTCCTGCACGCCCGCTACCAGGCGGGGCTGGCGTGGGTCGCGTTCCCCGAGGGCGAGGGTGGTCTCGGTGCCTCTCGTGCCCTGCAGCCGCTGGTCTCCGACCTCTTCGAGGAGGCCGGGGCGCCCGACAACAACCCGCGGCGCAACGGGATCGGGCTCGGCATGGCCGCGCCGACGATCCTCGCCTACGGGACTCCGGAGCAGAAGGACCGGTTCCTCGAGCCGCTGTGGTGCGGCGAGGAGATCTGGTGCCAGCTCTTCTCCGAGCCCGGCGCCGGCTCCGACCTGGCGGGGCTGGCCACGCGGGCGGTCCTCGACGGCGACGAGTGGGTCGTCAACGGCCAGAAGGTCTGGACCTCGGGCGCCCACAACGCCGACTTCGCGATCCTGGTCGCCCGCACCGACCCCGACGTGCCGAAGCACCGCGGCCTGACGTACTTCCTCTGTGACATGCACGCTCCGGGCGTCGAGGTGCGTCCGCTGCGCCAGATCACCGGCGAGGCGGAGTTCAACGAGGTCTTCCTGACCGATGTGAGGATCCCCGACGCGCACCGGCTCGGCGAGGTCGGGCAGGGCTGGGAGGTCGCCAACGCCACCCTCAACAACGAGCGCGTCGCCATCGGTGGCGCCGCCATGCCGCGCGAGGGCGGCATGCTCGGGGTGGTCGCCGAGTCGTGGCGCACGCATCCGGAGAATCACACCCCCGAGCTGCGCGACCGGCTGCTGAGGCTGTGGGTCGAGGCGGAGGTGGCCCGGCTCACCGGCGCGCGGCTGCGGCAGAAGCTGGCCGTCGGTCAGCCCGGCCCCGAGGGGTCGGCGATGAAGCTGACCTTCGCCCGGATCAACCAACAGCTCTCCGGTCTCGACCTCGAGCTGCGTGGTGAGGAGGGCCTGCGCTACGAGGACGGTGACGGCTGGGCGATGGTCCGGCCCGAGCACGTCGACTTCACCGGCCGCGACGCGGTCTATCGCTACCTGCGCGCCAAGGGCAACTCCATCGAGGGCGGCACCTCGGAGATCCTGCGCAACATCGTGGCCGAGCGCGTCCTCGGCCTCCCCGGGGAGCACCGGGTCGACAAGGACGTTGCCTGGAAGGCCATCCCCCGATGA
- a CDS encoding phosphotransferase family protein yields the protein MTEPLPGLDLDRLGPWLADNVEGAGADLTASHISGGKSNLTYEVSDGTHEWIVRRPPLGHVLATAHDMRREHTVITALRDTDVPVPHTYAFCADEEVLGAQFYVMEKVDGRPYRFARELEPLGAARTRAISEQLIDVMASLHAVDPAEVGLSEFGRPEGFLSRQVGRWKKQIDASYSRDLPAADELHRLLEARVGAAEAASSGPGIVHGDYRLDNVLTDDADQIKAVVDWEMATLGDPVTDLAILLTYQQMATVSGDGTVTDVSNAPGWLSAEEIIARYDAASHRDLGEFGFYLGLAAYKLAAILEGIHYRYLKGQTVGPGFDKIGDGIHPLLDMGLSAMKEK from the coding sequence ATGACCGAACCACTGCCCGGACTCGACCTGGACCGGCTCGGCCCGTGGCTTGCCGACAACGTGGAAGGTGCCGGAGCCGACCTGACCGCCAGCCACATCTCCGGCGGCAAGTCCAACCTGACCTATGAGGTCTCCGACGGCACCCACGAGTGGATCGTCCGGCGCCCGCCGCTGGGCCACGTGCTCGCCACCGCCCACGACATGCGCCGGGAGCACACCGTGATCACCGCGCTGCGCGACACCGACGTGCCGGTGCCGCACACCTATGCGTTCTGCGCCGACGAGGAGGTGCTCGGGGCGCAGTTCTACGTGATGGAGAAGGTCGACGGCCGGCCCTACCGTTTCGCTCGCGAGCTCGAGCCGCTCGGCGCCGCGCGGACGAGGGCGATCTCCGAGCAGCTCATCGACGTGATGGCGTCCCTGCACGCGGTCGACCCGGCCGAGGTCGGGCTGAGCGAGTTCGGTCGCCCCGAGGGGTTCCTCTCGCGCCAGGTCGGGCGCTGGAAGAAGCAGATCGACGCGTCCTACTCGCGCGACCTCCCCGCCGCCGACGAGCTCCACCGGCTGCTCGAGGCCCGTGTCGGTGCGGCAGAGGCGGCATCGTCCGGTCCGGGCATCGTGCACGGCGACTACCGCCTCGACAACGTCCTGACCGACGACGCCGACCAGATCAAGGCGGTTGTCGACTGGGAGATGGCCACGCTCGGTGACCCGGTCACCGACCTGGCCATCCTGCTCACCTATCAGCAGATGGCCACGGTCTCGGGCGACGGCACCGTGACCGACGTCAGCAACGCTCCCGGCTGGCTCTCGGCCGAGGAGATCATCGCCCGCTACGACGCCGCCAGCCACCGCGATCTCGGCGAGTTCGGCTTCTACCTCGGGCTCGCCGCCTACAAGCTCGCCGCGATCCTCGAGGGGATCCACTACCGCTACCTCAAGGGCCAGACCGTCGGGCCCGGTTTCGACAAGATCGGGGACGGGATCCACCCGCTCCTGGACATGGGCCTGTCTGCAATGAAGGAGAAGTGA
- a CDS encoding PucR family transcriptional regulator encodes MRDTSSDSGLRPLVERAWASLVSQADAIADDITLTLIAIQPEWHRHADPSIRADLRSSTREHVRRGIRAMAGLTPGANPVDLWRDTGRRRARQGVPLEFCLNAYTVGTRMLWEAMVHQQAVLGIDDRVMVLAGRQVWTDLDVQNSVMSAAYRKESALLQRRDLQLQGRLLDGLAEGRGGDPAFAAEVQDILGIAADAQMACVVAAFDGNRDSPLRNPDDRLDKAGLISFWHVRGDHHFGLVPLGSRQVDEAVADLVEQLEGCNSGRVGIATADALSGFGTAFQLATHTVETVPRGRTDIAVVDERLPQVLLTASPAVSNLLVRRTLGPILAQPPHQSDVLLATLRALIAHGGSPTHAAEDLICHRNTVIYRIKQIQSLTGRSISNPSDRLLLALALMALEK; translated from the coding sequence ATGCGCGACACATCTTCCGACTCGGGCCTGCGGCCGCTGGTGGAGCGTGCCTGGGCCTCCCTGGTGAGCCAGGCCGACGCCATCGCCGACGACATCACGCTGACCCTGATCGCGATCCAGCCCGAGTGGCATCGTCATGCCGATCCGTCGATCCGGGCCGACCTGCGCTCGAGCACCCGCGAGCACGTACGCCGCGGCATCCGGGCCATGGCCGGGCTCACCCCGGGCGCCAACCCGGTCGATCTGTGGCGCGACACCGGTCGGCGGCGCGCGCGTCAGGGCGTGCCGCTGGAGTTCTGCCTCAACGCCTACACCGTCGGCACGCGGATGCTGTGGGAGGCGATGGTGCACCAGCAGGCGGTGCTCGGCATCGACGACCGCGTGATGGTGCTCGCCGGGCGCCAGGTCTGGACCGACCTCGACGTGCAGAACTCGGTCATGTCGGCGGCCTACCGCAAGGAGTCGGCGCTGCTCCAGCGTCGCGACCTGCAGCTCCAGGGCCGGCTCCTGGATGGGCTCGCGGAGGGACGCGGTGGCGACCCCGCGTTCGCCGCCGAGGTGCAAGACATCCTCGGGATCGCCGCCGACGCGCAGATGGCGTGCGTCGTCGCCGCCTTCGACGGCAACCGCGACTCACCCCTGCGCAACCCCGACGACCGGCTGGACAAGGCCGGCCTGATCTCCTTCTGGCACGTGCGCGGCGACCACCACTTCGGGCTCGTGCCCCTGGGGTCGCGCCAGGTCGACGAGGCGGTCGCCGACCTGGTCGAGCAGCTCGAAGGGTGCAACTCGGGCCGCGTCGGGATCGCCACCGCCGACGCCCTCAGCGGCTTCGGCACCGCCTTCCAGCTCGCCACCCACACCGTGGAGACGGTGCCCCGCGGACGTACGGACATCGCCGTCGTCGACGAGCGCCTACCTCAGGTGCTCCTCACCGCCTCGCCCGCGGTCTCCAACCTGCTCGTACGCCGCACGCTCGGCCCGATCCTCGCCCAGCCGCCCCACCAGTCCGACGTGCTGCTCGCCACCCTGCGGGCCCTCATCGCCCACGGCGGCTCCCCCACCCACGCCGCCGAAGACCTGATCTGCCACCGCAACACGGTCATCTACCGCATCAAGCAGATCCAGTCCCTCACCGGCCGCAGCATCTCCAACCCCAGCGACCGCCTCCTCCTCGCCCTCGCCCTCATGGCGCTGGAGAAGTAG
- a CDS encoding HAD family hydrolase yields the protein MTSPTRAVVFDYGGVMTLPVRDSIAAWIRADDIVPESFTTVLREWLGRYVDAGTPIHRLELGELPVEEFDRLLAERLETYAGTPVDPKGVLERLFAGMRPDPAMWALARDLRAAGVRVALLSNSWGDFYDHGPIEEMFEVAVISEQVGLRKPDPAIFRLVLDKLGLDAGECVFIDDAEPNIVGARDLGLVAVLHEDAATTRAALAQHVPALGGAA from the coding sequence ATGACCAGCCCGACGAGAGCGGTCGTCTTCGACTACGGCGGCGTGATGACCTTGCCCGTGCGCGACTCGATCGCCGCCTGGATCCGGGCCGACGACATCGTGCCGGAGAGCTTCACGACCGTGCTCCGGGAGTGGCTCGGCCGCTACGTCGATGCCGGCACACCCATCCACCGCCTCGAGCTCGGTGAGCTCCCGGTCGAGGAGTTCGACCGGCTGCTGGCCGAGCGCCTGGAGACGTACGCGGGCACCCCCGTCGACCCGAAGGGAGTGCTCGAGCGGCTCTTCGCCGGCATGCGGCCCGACCCCGCGATGTGGGCTCTCGCCCGCGACCTGCGGGCGGCCGGCGTACGCGTCGCCCTGCTGTCCAACAGCTGGGGAGACTTCTACGACCACGGTCCGATCGAGGAGATGTTCGAGGTCGCGGTGATCTCCGAGCAGGTGGGTCTGCGCAAGCCCGACCCCGCGATCTTCCGGCTCGTGCTCGACAAGCTCGGTCTCGACGCGGGCGAGTGTGTCTTCATCGACGACGCCGAGCCCAACATCGTCGGCGCCCGCGATCTCGGACTGGTCGCGGTGCTCCACGAAGACGCCGCGACGACCCGCGCAGCCCTCGCGCAACACGTCCCCGCACTGGGAGGTGCCGCATGA
- a CDS encoding acyl-CoA dehydrogenase family protein — protein MDFAADARTEELVASVWDFQKTYVEPNESVFHDQLAAQDDKWAWDSVPVLGEIRAEARKRGLWNLFLPGEDGAGLTNLQYAPLAEITGRSHLAPAAFNCAAPDTGNMEVLHDFGNEEQKKQWLSPLLEGEIRSAFAMTEPAVASSDATNIETSIALDGDAYVINGRKWWITGAMNPNAKIFIVMGKTDPTAERHKQQSMILVPRDTPGLTIKRGMEVFGYDDHDHGGHAELIFSDVRVPVGNLIGAEGMGFAIAQARLGPGRIHHCMRSIGLAERAIELMCARVEERVAFGKPLSEQGVIRDWIAESRVRLEQLRLLVLKTAWLMDTVGNKGAHTEIQAIKIATPATVQWILDKAIQAHGAGGLSQDFPLAKAYAGIRTLRFADGPDEVHKNALAKAELRKQAARREGRQ, from the coding sequence ATGGATTTCGCAGCCGACGCCAGGACCGAGGAGCTCGTCGCCTCGGTATGGGACTTCCAGAAGACGTACGTCGAGCCGAACGAGTCCGTCTTCCACGACCAGCTCGCGGCTCAGGACGACAAGTGGGCCTGGGACTCGGTGCCCGTGCTCGGCGAGATCCGCGCCGAGGCACGCAAGCGTGGCCTGTGGAACCTCTTCCTGCCCGGTGAGGACGGTGCCGGCCTGACCAACCTGCAGTACGCCCCGCTCGCCGAGATCACCGGCCGCAGCCATCTCGCGCCGGCCGCGTTCAACTGCGCCGCGCCCGACACCGGCAACATGGAGGTGCTGCACGACTTCGGCAACGAGGAGCAGAAGAAGCAGTGGCTCTCCCCGCTCCTGGAGGGCGAGATCCGCAGCGCCTTCGCGATGACCGAGCCGGCCGTCGCCTCCTCGGATGCGACCAACATCGAGACCTCGATCGCGCTCGACGGCGATGCGTACGTCATCAACGGCCGCAAGTGGTGGATCACCGGCGCGATGAACCCCAACGCCAAGATCTTCATCGTGATGGGCAAGACCGACCCCACTGCCGAGCGGCACAAGCAGCAGTCGATGATCCTGGTGCCGCGTGACACCCCGGGCCTGACGATCAAGCGCGGGATGGAGGTCTTCGGCTACGACGACCACGACCACGGCGGTCACGCCGAGCTGATCTTCTCCGACGTTCGGGTGCCGGTGGGCAACCTCATCGGTGCCGAGGGCATGGGGTTCGCGATCGCGCAGGCGCGCCTCGGCCCGGGTCGGATCCACCACTGCATGCGCTCCATCGGGCTCGCCGAGCGGGCGATCGAGCTGATGTGCGCTCGCGTCGAGGAGCGGGTCGCCTTCGGGAAGCCGCTCTCCGAGCAGGGCGTGATCCGCGACTGGATCGCCGAGTCACGCGTACGCCTCGAGCAGCTGCGCCTGCTCGTGCTGAAGACCGCCTGGCTGATGGACACCGTCGGCAACAAGGGCGCCCACACCGAGATCCAGGCCATCAAGATCGCCACCCCGGCGACCGTCCAGTGGATCCTCGACAAGGCGATCCAGGCGCACGGTGCCGGCGGTCTCTCCCAGGACTTCCCGCTGGCCAAGGCGTACGCCGGGATCCGTACGCTGCGGTTCGCCGACGGGCCCGACGAGGTGCACAAGAACGCCCTGGCAAAGGCCGAGCTGCGCAAGCAGGCTGCCCGGCGTGAGGGTCGGCAGTGA
- a CDS encoding acyl-CoA dehydrogenase family protein — MTDVNLLDNELDADLRATVRSFLAEHCDPAEVVKAYDGDSSLTPVLWKGLAAELGLAGLLIPETYGGAGASAREAAVVLEELGRAVAPVPFLTSAVVATSVLLAGPTEAGAELLAGLASGERTAALVAPLQTATEQPLEPVETEVRSVAGALEADTLLVPVTTPAGVEVRAVAAGQAEITPVSSLDMTRRLADVRLDPAAGEVVVAAEHGADGVRSALLAGAALMASEQVGVAQWCLTTTVAYLKERRQFGRIVGGYQALKHRLADLFTSVEGAGAAARQAAGALALGDAEEAEIATHVAAAYCGDLAVTAAEEAVQLHGGIGMTWEHSAHLYLKRAKADQIAYGLPGLHRDRLGSLVNLPL; from the coding sequence ATGACCGACGTGAATCTGCTCGACAACGAGCTCGACGCCGACCTGCGTGCCACCGTCAGGTCGTTCCTGGCTGAGCACTGCGACCCGGCCGAGGTCGTCAAGGCGTACGACGGCGACAGCTCGCTCACTCCCGTCTTGTGGAAGGGCCTGGCCGCCGAGCTCGGGCTCGCGGGGCTGCTGATCCCGGAGACGTACGGCGGCGCCGGCGCATCCGCCCGCGAGGCCGCGGTCGTCCTGGAGGAGCTGGGGCGCGCAGTCGCCCCGGTGCCGTTCCTGACCAGCGCGGTGGTGGCGACGTCGGTGCTGCTCGCCGGGCCCACCGAAGCCGGGGCCGAGCTGCTGGCCGGGTTGGCCTCGGGGGAGCGGACCGCGGCGCTGGTCGCCCCGCTCCAGACCGCGACGGAGCAGCCGCTGGAGCCGGTCGAGACCGAGGTCCGTTCGGTCGCCGGCGCGCTCGAGGCCGACACCCTCCTGGTGCCGGTGACGACACCCGCCGGCGTCGAGGTCCGGGCCGTCGCTGCCGGCCAGGCGGAGATCACCCCGGTCAGCTCGCTCGACATGACCCGCCGGCTCGCCGACGTACGTCTCGACCCGGCCGCCGGCGAGGTGGTCGTGGCCGCGGAGCACGGTGCCGACGGCGTACGTTCCGCGCTGTTGGCCGGGGCTGCCCTGATGGCCTCCGAGCAGGTCGGGGTGGCGCAGTGGTGCCTGACGACCACCGTGGCGTACCTGAAGGAGCGGCGACAGTTCGGCCGGATCGTCGGTGGCTACCAGGCGCTCAAGCACCGGCTCGCCGACCTCTTCACCAGCGTCGAAGGAGCCGGCGCCGCCGCCCGCCAGGCCGCCGGCGCGCTGGCCCTCGGCGACGCCGAGGAAGCCGAGATCGCGACCCACGTCGCCGCCGCCTACTGCGGCGACCTCGCCGTCACCGCGGCCGAGGAGGCGGTGCAGCTCCACGGCGGCATCGGCATGACCTGGGAGCACTCGGCCCACCTCTACCTCAAACGCGCCAAGGCCGACCAGATCGCGTACGGCCTCCCGGGCCTCCACCGCGACCGTCTCGGCTCCCTCGTCAACCTCCCCCTCTGA
- a CDS encoding branched-chain amino acid ABC transporter permease, with protein MQQFLDTTLSGLVLGAVYAAFALSLCLIWRSTRIVNFAQAAMAMVTTYVALTLINADVPYWVAFVAALAAGFALGALVERVIIRPVEGKAELNAVILTLGLFMVLHGLTAITFGVQHRGFPAPVSTNAIAVGDTSIGITPFGILTIVVVAVVMAGLVVLFRFTDLGLRMRASAFNAEVSRLLGVRVGRMLTLGWALAAAVGAVAGMLIAGGDLVNPAFMDPFVIYGFIAAVLGGLDSPLGSVIGGLILGLSLSYVTGYVGEHLAPLVALGILMVVLLVRPSGLFAAAAARRV; from the coding sequence ATGCAACAGTTCCTCGACACCACCCTCAGCGGCCTGGTCCTGGGCGCCGTCTACGCCGCCTTCGCGCTTTCGCTGTGCCTGATCTGGCGCTCGACGCGGATCGTCAACTTCGCCCAGGCGGCCATGGCGATGGTGACGACGTACGTCGCCCTGACCCTGATCAACGCCGACGTGCCCTACTGGGTGGCCTTCGTGGCCGCTCTCGCCGCCGGGTTCGCGCTCGGGGCTCTCGTCGAGCGGGTGATCATCCGGCCCGTCGAGGGCAAGGCCGAGCTCAACGCGGTGATCCTGACCCTCGGGCTGTTCATGGTGCTCCACGGCCTGACCGCGATCACGTTCGGCGTGCAGCACCGCGGCTTCCCGGCTCCGGTCAGCACCAACGCCATCGCCGTCGGCGACACCTCGATCGGGATCACCCCGTTCGGCATCCTCACCATCGTGGTGGTCGCGGTCGTGATGGCCGGGCTCGTCGTCCTCTTCCGCTTCACCGACCTGGGGCTGCGGATGCGCGCCTCGGCGTTCAACGCGGAGGTCTCCCGCCTGCTGGGCGTGCGCGTCGGCCGCATGCTCACCCTCGGGTGGGCGCTCGCGGCGGCGGTGGGCGCGGTGGCCGGCATGCTGATCGCCGGCGGCGACCTGGTCAACCCGGCCTTCATGGACCCGTTCGTGATCTACGGCTTCATCGCCGCGGTGCTCGGTGGCCTCGACTCACCGCTCGGCTCGGTCATCGGTGGGCTGATCCTCGGCCTCTCGCTCTCCTACGTCACCGGCTACGTCGGCGAGCACCTGGCGCCGCTGGTCGCGCTCGGGATCTTGATGGTGGTGCTGCTGGTGCGTCCCAGCGGTCTGTTCGCGGCGGCTGCGGCCAGGAGGGTCTGA